The following are from one region of the Oscarella lobularis chromosome 3, ooOscLobu1.1, whole genome shotgun sequence genome:
- the LOC136184197 gene encoding GEL complex subunit OPTI-like, which produces MAATKTSMRLWQKALSRSTEWKGDEGKEEFFDVIYWLRQGLSLFLGLTWGLVPLSGALGLGLFLAINAGIVYLYCTAYQSIDDEAFGGVIELLKEGLFTSFAMFLVVWILTYSAVHF; this is translated from the exons ATGGCGGCGACTAAGACATCGATGCGACTGTGGCAAAAGGCGCTATCACGATCAACCGAATggaaaggcgacgaaggaAAG GAGGagttcttcgacgtcatatACTGGCTAAGACAAGGCCTTTCACTCTTCCTCGGCCTTACATGGGGCCTAGTACCACTCAGCGGCGCTCTAGGCTTAGGATT ATTCTTGGCTATTAACGCCGGCATCGTCTATCTCTACTGCACGGCCTATCAGTCCATAGACGACGAAGCATTCGGCGGCGTGATCGAATTACTAAAAGAGGGGCTTTTTACTTCCTTCGCCATGTTCTTG GTCGTGTGGATTCTCACCTACTCGGCCGTTCACTTTTGA
- the LOC136185487 gene encoding uncharacterized protein isoform X2, translating to MSTLSRHHELSLYAFLFVLSPIGSLAAQTLSPNNTNATTYGACGPPPRDVEENARCRALCFDANTPSTKCHDNCVFGQLPGSNTDPVPDTTRFTFLLSYRNRTLVLSWGNSEKDDAVERDEAATASNYSATESPTSSAMHPQSATVIYAIERTCTPTKDCHSSEKQPHGYYVNEEQRQILLPYPHFNGKAMYCAWAVSQYAVRPISSFPIEILPTNNLDVKSLNVFPFVRPHTLNQINVAVSWTCPSCNFSWATEFEVYVSRDQEGKNVWCSKPWSHHFTDVTRTPGYDSFVLASDNWNYQCSYAMTIMVKSLHRLEVIAETEAFTIPDHSCMLQCTDCPFSYEVDENLFPPNTVINDVCPDDPCYSFVPEKAVYFNTSNYAFIKLSARDGGWSVDTTFVWKFTSNETCRDVIDHYSITTRLLGLVNGVVATKVQDIHTVNSISKIIRLQPDKRYRVAFSSVTKHHKTSLAVEITFDTPPVPPSSLRPSTLLPTSSSLPPSSLIPLTPSSSSSQSSISSEWSLGLELGCGLIGIFLIILIIGVIVAKRKAFIQKLDQISRSSRSPSPEPPVPVIEGQSYV from the exons GAACAATACGAATGCGACGACGTACGGCGCGTGCGGGCCTCCGCcgcgtgacgtcgaagaaaacgccCGATGTCGGGCTCTCTGTTTTGACGCCAAT ACACCGTCGACTAAGTGCCATGACAACTGTGTTTTCGGCCAACTTCCGGGATCTAATACTG ATCCGGTTCCGGATACGACGCGCTTCACGTTTCTATTATCGTACAGAAACCGTACACTTGTCTTATCCTGGGGCAACTCGGAAAAAGATGACGCAGTGGAGAGGGATGAAGCAGCCACAGCATCTAATTACTCCGCTACTGAGTCACCTACCTCTTCCGCTATGCATCCTCAGTCAGCGACTGTCATATATGCCATAGAAAGGACATGCACGCCGACGAAAGATTGTCACAGCAGCGAGAAACAGCCACATGGCTATTAT GTGAATGAAGAACAGCGGCAGATTTTGCTTCCTTACCCGCATTTCAACGGAAAGGCGATGTACTGTGCTTGGGCTGTTAGTCAGTATGCAGTAAGACCCATTTCAAGCTTTCCCATTGAAATTTTACCGACGAACAATCTTGACGTCAAGAGCC TGAACGTCTTTCCGTTCGTACGTCCGCATACACTCAATCAAATCAATGTTGCTGTTTCTTGGACATGTCCTTCGT GTAACTTCTCTTGGGCAACAGAATTTGAAGTGTATGTCTCTCGAGACcaagaaggaaaaaacgtaTGGTGCTCTAAACCTTGGTCTCATCACTTCACCGATGTCACTCGTACTCCTGGCTAT GATTCGTTTGTGCTGGCATCCGACAACTGGAATTATCAGTGCTCCTATGCCATGACA ATAATGGTCAAAAGTCTTCACAGATTGGAAGTGATCGCTGAAACTGAGGCATTCACCATTCCAG ATCATTCATGCATGTTACAGTGCACAGATTGTCCATTCAGctacgaagtcgacgaaaatctTTTTCCTCCCAACACAGTCATCAATGACGTCTGCCCTGATGATCCGTGCTATAGTTTTGTACCGGAAAAAGCTGTGTATTTCAACACAAGCAACTACGCTTTCATAAAACTATCGGCTAGGGATGGAGGTTGGAGTGTTGATACCACTTTTGTGTGGAAATTCACCTCTAATGAGACGTGCAGAGATGTGATAGATCACTACAGCATTACGACTCGTCTTTTGGGTTTGGTCAACGGAGTGGTGGCTACGAAAGTCCAAGACATACATACT GTTAATAGCATTTCTAAAATAATCCGTCTCCAGCCAGATAAACGATACAGAGTTGCG ttttcATCTGTCACGAAGCATCATAAAACTTCTCTAGCTGTTGAGATCACTTTTGACACACCACCAGTACCGCCATCGTCTCTGCGACCATCGACATTACTGCCAACATCGTCATCGCTGCCACCATCGTCATTGATACCACTGAcaccatcatcatcgtcatcacaGTCATCAATTTCAAGCGAATGGAGTTTGGGATTAGAATTAGGATGTGGATTGATCGGCATATTTCTGATCATTCTTATTATTGGTGTCATTGTAGCAAAGCGAAAGGCTTTCATACAAAAACTAGATCAAATATCTCGTTCGAGCCGATCTCCATCTCCTGAACCTCCGGTGCCAGTCATTGAGGGTCAATCATACGTGTAG
- the LOC136184195 gene encoding uncharacterized protein: protein MSTLSRHHELSFYAFLFVLSPIGSLAAQTLSPNNTNATTYGACGPPPRDVKENARCRALCFDANTPSTKCHDNCVFGQLPGSNITTDPVPDPPRFAFLFSYSNRTLVLSWGNSEKDDAVEGDEAATATPSNYSATASPTSSAMRPSATVIYAIERTCTPTKDCHSSEKQPHAYYVNEEQRQILLPYPHFNGKAMYCAWAVSQYAVRPISSFPIEILPTNNLDVKSLNVFPFVRPHTRNQIDVAVSWTCPSCNFSWATEFEVYVSRDQNGKTAWCSTPWSHHFTDVTRTPGYDSFVLASDNWNYRCSYAMTIMVKSLHRLEVIAETEAFTIPDHSCMLQCKDCPFSYEVDENLFPPNTVINDVCPDDPCYSFVPEKAVYFNTSNYAFIKLSARDGGWSVDTTFVWKFTSNETCRDVIDRYSITTHLLGLSNGVVVTKVQDIHTVRDVNSTSKIVRLQPDKRYRAEFSSATKHHKTSLVVQITFDTPPVPPSSPPPSSSSSSSSLPPSSLLPTLSSLPSSSPPPSSSSSSSPPSSSSSPPSSSSSSSSSQWSISIKLSLGLGLGCGLIGILLIILIIGAIVAKRNAPKEILDELSLSSRSPSPGPPVPVIPPDEWEVNRSRVMLGKNISEGAFGYVVEGQLLPGSISHGRTLRRTKNVAIKMSHRDVTEGERIQFRKEIDLMKTIGLHRNVVEMIGCCTEKEPVFLILERLPYGDLLSFLRKSRKKRFGALEDDDDSPTIDVSPDGSLSRRHLLSMAMQIASGMEHISTLRLIHRDLAARNVLVDSNLCLKVSDFGLSRDIYLDSAYCNTRHGRLPVKWMAIEALIYRNFTVKSDVWSYGIVIWEIATLGAFPYPTIPAYQLPKHLLSGYRMERPATCPEDVYDSILLRCWEEDPEKRPTFTELKTTIEQWSLLEPDSGEKIYVDFDGDDDDGIPEEHFLPVDDCTEWTEDPVDSGWEISDENEVTFV from the exons ATGAGCACACTGAGTCGTCATCACGAACTTTCTTTTTACGCTTTTTTATTTGTACTGAGTCCCATTGGCTCTTTGGCAGCGCAAACGTTGTCTCCGAACAATACGAATGCGACGACGTACGGCGCGTGCGGGCCTCCGCCGCgcgacgtcaaagaaaacgccCGATGTCGGGCTCTCTGTTTTGACGCCAAT ACACCGTCGACTAAGTGCCATGACAACTGTGTTTTCGGCCAACTTCCGGGATCTAATATTACCACTG ATCCCGTTCCAGATCCGCCGCGCTTTGCGTTTCTATTCTCGTACAGCAACCGTACACTTGTCTTATCCTGGGGCAACTCGGAAAAAGATGACGCAGTGGAGGGGGATGAAGCAGCCACAGCAACTCCGTCTAATTATTCCGCTACTGCGTCACCTACCTCTTCCGCTATGCGTCCTTCAGCGACTGTCATATATGCCATAGAAAGGACATGCACGCCGACGAAAGATTGCCACAGCAGCGAGAAACAGCCACATGCCTATTAT GTGAATGAAGAACAGCGGCAGATTTTGCTTCCTTACCCGCATTTCAACGGAAAGGCGATGTACTGTGCTTGGGCTGTTAGTCAGTATGCAGTAAGACCCATTTCAAGCTTCCCCATTGAAATTTTACCGACGAACAATCTTGACGTCAAGAGCC TGAACGTCTTTCCGTTCGTACGTCCGCATACACGCAATCAAATTGATGTTGCTGTTTCTTGGACATGTCCTTCGT GTAACTTCTCTTGGGCAACAGAATTTGAAGTGTATGTCTCTCGAGACCAAAACGGAAAAACCGCATGGTGCTCTACACCTTGGTCTCATCACTTCACCGATGTCACTCGTACTCCTGGCTAT GATTCGTTTGTGCTGGCATCCGACAACTGGAATTATCGGTGCTCCTATGCCATGACA ATAATGGTCAAAAGTCTTCACAGATTGGAAGTGATCGCTGAAACTGAGGCATTCACCATTCCAG ATCATTCATGCATGTTACAGTGCAAAGATTGTCCATTCAGCTACGAAGTTGACGAAAATCTTTTTCCTCCCAACACAGTCATCAATGACGTCTGCCCTGATGATCCGTGCTATAGTTTTGTACCGGAAAAAGCTGTGTATTTCAACACAAGCAACTACGCTTTCATAAAACTATCGGCTAGGGATGGAGGTTGGAGTGTTGATACCACTTTTGTGTGGAAATTCACCTCTAATGAGACGTGCAGAGATGTGATAGATCGCTACAGCATTACGACTCATCTGTTGGGTTTGTCCAACGGAGTGGTGGTTACGAAAGTCCAAGACATACATACTGTTAGAGAC GTTAATAGCACCTCTAAAATAGTCCGTCTCCAGCCAGATAAACGATACAGAGCTGAG ttttcATCTGCCACGAAGCATCATAAAACTTCTCTAGTTGTTCAGATCACTTTTGACACACCGCCAGTACCGCCATCGTCTCCGCcgccatcatcatcatcatcatcatcatcactgCCACCATCATCATTACTGCCAACATTGTCATCGCTACCATCATCTTCACCGccaccatcatcatcatcatcttcatcgccaccatcatcatcatcatcgccaccatcatcatcatcatcatcatcatcgtcacaGTGGTCCAtttcaattaaattgagtTTGGGATTAGGATTGGGATGTGGATTGATCGGCATACTTCTGATCATTCTTATTATTGGTGCCATTGTAGCAAAGCGAAATGCTCCCAAAGAGATACTAGATGAATTATCTCTTTCGAGCCGATCTCCGTCTCCAGGACCTCCGGTGCCAGTGATCCCACCAGATGAATGGGAAGTCAACCGTAGTCGCGTCATGCTCGGAAAGAATATAAGTGAAGGAGCTTTTGGTTACGTGGTCGAGGGTCAATTATTGCCGGGGTCCATCAGTCACGGCAGAACTctgcgacgaacgaaaaatGTGGCCATTAAAATGTCTCATC GAGACGTTACGGAAGGAGAACGGATTCAATTCAGAAAAGAGATTGATCTCATGAAGACGATTGGACTCCATCGGAACGTTGTTGAAATGATTGGATGCTGCACGGAGAAGGAGCCAGTATTTCTCATCCTCGAACGTCTTCCTTACGGAGATTTGCTCAGCTTTCTTCGAAAAAGTCggaaaaag CGGTTTGGCGctcttgaagacgacgacgattctccgACAATTGACGTGTCCCCTGACGGTTCTCTATCGCGTCGTCACCTCTTGAGTATGGCAATGCAAATTGCCTCTGGCATG GAACACATCTCGACTCTTCGACTCATCCATCGAGACTTGGCAGCACGCAACGTCTTGGTTGATAGTAATCTTTGTCTCAAGGTCTCTGATTTTGGCTTGAGTCGCGACATCTATTTGGACAGCGCCTACTGCAACACGAGACATGGACGACTACCCGTTAAGTGGATGGCTATTGAGGCTCTCATCTATCGCAACTTTACTGTCAAAAGCGACGT ttgGTCTTATGGTATTGTCATCTGGGAGATAGCAACACTGGGTGCCTTTCCTTACCCAACTATACCGGCATATCAACTGCCAAAGCACCTTTTGTCAGGCTATCGAATGGAGCGACCGGCGACGTGTCCGGAGGACGT CTACGACTCGATTTTGCTTCGGTGTTGGGAAGAAGATCCGGAAAAACGACCTACGTTCACCGAATTGAAGACGACTATTGAACAGTGGTCTCTTCTTGAACCCGACTCAGGTGAGAAGATATACGTTGATTTCGAcggagatgacgacgacggcattcCGGAGGAGCACTTCTTGCCTGTGGACGACTGTACCGAATGGACGGAAGATCCCGTTGACAGCGGTTGGGAGATTAGTGACGAAAATGAAGTGACGTTTGTCTAG
- the LOC136185487 gene encoding uncharacterized protein isoform X1, whose protein sequence is MSTLSRHHELSLYAFLFVLSPIGSLAAQTLSPNNTNATTYGACGPPPRDVEENARCRALCFDANTPSTKCHDNCVFGQLPGSNTDPVPDTTRFTFLLSYRNRTLVLSWGNSEKDDAVERDEAATASNYSATESPTSSAMHPQSATVIYAIERTCTPTKDCHSSEKQPHGYYVNEEQRQILLPYPHFNGKAMYCAWAVSQYAVRPISSFPIEILPTNNLDVKSLNVFPFVRPHTLNQINVAVSWTCPSCNFSWATEFEVYVSRDQEGKNVWCSKPWSHHFTDVTRTPGYDSFVLASDNWNYQCSYAMTIMVKSLHRLEVIAETEAFTIPDHSCMLQCTDCPFSYEVDENLFPPNTVINDVCPDDPCYSFVPEKAVYFNTSNYAFIKLSARDGGWSVDTTFVWKFTSNETCRDVIDHYSITTRLLGLVNGVVATKVQDIHTVRDVNSISKIIRLQPDKRYRVAFSSVTKHHKTSLAVEITFDTPPVPPSSLRPSTLLPTSSSLPPSSLIPLTPSSSSSQSSISSEWSLGLELGCGLIGIFLIILIIGVIVAKRKAFIQKLDQISRSSRSPSPEPPVPVIEGQSYV, encoded by the exons GAACAATACGAATGCGACGACGTACGGCGCGTGCGGGCCTCCGCcgcgtgacgtcgaagaaaacgccCGATGTCGGGCTCTCTGTTTTGACGCCAAT ACACCGTCGACTAAGTGCCATGACAACTGTGTTTTCGGCCAACTTCCGGGATCTAATACTG ATCCGGTTCCGGATACGACGCGCTTCACGTTTCTATTATCGTACAGAAACCGTACACTTGTCTTATCCTGGGGCAACTCGGAAAAAGATGACGCAGTGGAGAGGGATGAAGCAGCCACAGCATCTAATTACTCCGCTACTGAGTCACCTACCTCTTCCGCTATGCATCCTCAGTCAGCGACTGTCATATATGCCATAGAAAGGACATGCACGCCGACGAAAGATTGTCACAGCAGCGAGAAACAGCCACATGGCTATTAT GTGAATGAAGAACAGCGGCAGATTTTGCTTCCTTACCCGCATTTCAACGGAAAGGCGATGTACTGTGCTTGGGCTGTTAGTCAGTATGCAGTAAGACCCATTTCAAGCTTTCCCATTGAAATTTTACCGACGAACAATCTTGACGTCAAGAGCC TGAACGTCTTTCCGTTCGTACGTCCGCATACACTCAATCAAATCAATGTTGCTGTTTCTTGGACATGTCCTTCGT GTAACTTCTCTTGGGCAACAGAATTTGAAGTGTATGTCTCTCGAGACcaagaaggaaaaaacgtaTGGTGCTCTAAACCTTGGTCTCATCACTTCACCGATGTCACTCGTACTCCTGGCTAT GATTCGTTTGTGCTGGCATCCGACAACTGGAATTATCAGTGCTCCTATGCCATGACA ATAATGGTCAAAAGTCTTCACAGATTGGAAGTGATCGCTGAAACTGAGGCATTCACCATTCCAG ATCATTCATGCATGTTACAGTGCACAGATTGTCCATTCAGctacgaagtcgacgaaaatctTTTTCCTCCCAACACAGTCATCAATGACGTCTGCCCTGATGATCCGTGCTATAGTTTTGTACCGGAAAAAGCTGTGTATTTCAACACAAGCAACTACGCTTTCATAAAACTATCGGCTAGGGATGGAGGTTGGAGTGTTGATACCACTTTTGTGTGGAAATTCACCTCTAATGAGACGTGCAGAGATGTGATAGATCACTACAGCATTACGACTCGTCTTTTGGGTTTGGTCAACGGAGTGGTGGCTACGAAAGTCCAAGACATACATACTGTTAGAGAC GTTAATAGCATTTCTAAAATAATCCGTCTCCAGCCAGATAAACGATACAGAGTTGCG ttttcATCTGTCACGAAGCATCATAAAACTTCTCTAGCTGTTGAGATCACTTTTGACACACCACCAGTACCGCCATCGTCTCTGCGACCATCGACATTACTGCCAACATCGTCATCGCTGCCACCATCGTCATTGATACCACTGAcaccatcatcatcgtcatcacaGTCATCAATTTCAAGCGAATGGAGTTTGGGATTAGAATTAGGATGTGGATTGATCGGCATATTTCTGATCATTCTTATTATTGGTGTCATTGTAGCAAAGCGAAAGGCTTTCATACAAAAACTAGATCAAATATCTCGTTCGAGCCGATCTCCATCTCCTGAACCTCCGGTGCCAGTCATTGAGGGTCAATCATACGTGTAG
- the LOC136184530 gene encoding guanine nucleotide exchange factor MSS4-like produces MRMLGRHAMSESFSADCVSDGKNAKAIVCRTCGSKVLRPRLATLVDKEIDLPPTTNKSRASDERSDVGETLTQFWLVDDMFTFENVGFSNTVGGTVKYLCCADCEMGPIGWHDIGDRTRYYVAVLRVNYVSDGGRAAAGGGGTEHGGSGSFGH; encoded by the exons ATGCGCATGCTCGGTCGTCACGCGATGAGCGAGTCTTTCTCGGCTGACTGCGTTTCGGATGGAAAGAACGCCAAGGCCATTGTCTGTCGAACGTGTGGTAGCAAGGTGTTGCGACCCCGACTGGCCACACTAGTCGACAAAGAG ATCGATCTGCCGCCAACAACAAACAAATCGCGTGCGTCCGACGAGAGATCGGATGTCGGCGAGACGTTGACGCAGTTctggctcgtcgacgacatgtTTACATTCGAAAACGTCGGCTTCTCGAACACGGTTGGCGGCACGGTAAAATATCTGTGCTGCGCCGACTGCGAAATGGGGCCCATCGGTTGGCACGACATCGGCGATAGAACGCGATATtacgtcgccgttcttcgAGTGAACTACGTGTCGGACGGCGGGAGGGCAGCGgcggggggaggggggacGGAACATGGGGGGTCAGGGTCGTTTGGCCATTAg
- the LOC136184531 gene encoding uncharacterized protein — protein MRRLLLVFLAVIVVDSSQNDSLVFRILHEGNKSAPEPRKNAAAAYDSRTKRLIVFGGIDATNSATSNDLWTFDLQKNAWKKYPSCHNASFPPALFLSVSGLDETSYTFTIATGCDATTTLATDDAYRVDLSSLYNPKTECIDWIKLNSTKEKRCDSSGGIDADGRLFFAFETENESLLKATSFSSPRPRRRQASAIVKNNSLLIHGGCLEVGFCPSADSWILTGDRWDRVGGCSPPRMDAAMAVLNGYAVLYGGLEASEQSLNGVKYSSGDEVALLELSSKPSGWFGKRARGGLSARGGHSMVSASGYGVIVFGGEIDGKGLSSDVWLLTGDPSQDDDDDRERVVISCSNGLAYFHLHGILMFAAYAVFMPIAIIVVRYRDRSKETRKRFLIVHVVFQSAVTLLASAGLYLAIVSYSRADRRRRHFQFVHAILGVALYLLTVGQIIWVTVAWFIKLASRKAAATVAAAAGGGTDKRGKQDGIYRLWKSVHVAVGILIVLLAVTNVSLGLLASLVTLPYWATWFGLLAFYILIILVLDCRKLKSVYAAESTRKGC, from the coding sequence ATGCGGCGACtgcttctcgtttttctagCCGTAATAGTAGTCGACTCGTCGCAGAACGACTCCTTAGTATTTCGTATTTTACACGAGGGAAACAAGAGCGCGCCAGAACcgcgaaaaaacgccgcAGCAGCGTACGATTCGCGAACGAAACGTCTAATCGTCTTCGGCGGCATCGACGCGACCAATTCGGCAACGAGCAACGATCTCTGGACCTTTGACTTGCAGAAAAACGCCTGGAAGAAGTATCCATCGTGCCATAACGCGTCCTTTCCGCCtgcactttttctttcggtTTCCGGACTCGACGAAACTAGCTACACTTTCACCATAGCAACCGgatgcgacgcgacgacgaccttAGCAACGGACGACGCATATCGCGTCGATTTATCGTCGCTATATAATCCAAAAACGGAATGCATTGATTGGATTAAAttgaattcgacgaaggaaaaacgGTGCGACTCGTCGGgcggaatcgacgccgacggtCGTCTATTTTTCGCCTTTGAAACGGAAAACGAATCGCTTCTCAAAGCCACCAGTTTCTCCTCGCCGcgtccacgtcgtcgacaggCGAGCGCAATAGTGAAAAATAATTCGCTTCTCATTCACGGAGGCTGTCTCGAAGTCGGTTTCTGTCCGTCCGCCGACTCGTGGATTTTAACTGGAGATCGGTGGGATCGAGTGGGAGGCTGTTCTCCTCCACGCATGGACGCGGCTATGGCCGTGCTAAACGGTTACGCTGTACTCTACGGTGGTCTCGAGGCGAGTGAGCAGTCGCTTAATGGGGTGAAATATTCGTCAGGCGACGAAGTGGCTTTGTTAGAACTCTCCTCCAAGCCGAGCGGTTGGTTTGGTAAAAGGGCCCGTGGGGGGCTTTCAGCGCGCGGGGGGCACTCCATGGTCAGTGCCAGCGGTTATGGCGTCATTGTTTTTGGTGGAGAAATAGACGGAAAGGGTCTAAGTAGCGATGTGTGGCTGCTTACCGGAGATCCGAGTcaagatgacgatgacgatcgTGAGCGAGTCGTCATATCTTGTTCCAATGGTCTCGCCTATTTTCACCTGCACGGCATTCTCATGTTCGCCGCTTATGCCGTTTTCATGCCAATTGCAATCATCGTCGTTCGTTACCGCGACAGGTCAAAGGAgacgagaaaacgttttcttatCGTGCACGTCGTCTTTCAGAGTGCCGTCACGCTTCTCGCTTCGGCGGGTCTCTATTTGGCAATTGTCTCCTATTCGCGAGCCgaccgacgccgtcgtcattttcaatttgttcACGCCATCCTAGGCGTTGCCCTCTACCTACTTACAGTAGGTCAAATCATTTGGGTGACGGTGGCTTGGTTTATCAAATTGGCGTCGAGAAaagccgccgccaccgtcgccgccgccgccggtggCGGCACTGACAAAAGGGGCAAACAAGATGGGATCTACAGATTGTGGAAAAGCGTGCACGTTGCCGTCGGTATTCTCATAGTGCTGCTGGCCGTAACGAACGTCAGTTTAGGCCTTCTGGCAAGCCTCGTCACTCTCCCCTATTGGGCCACTTGGTTCGGTCTGCTCGCCTTCTATATACTAATCATTCTCGTTCTAGACTGTCGTAAGTTAAAATCGGTTTACGCTGCTGAGTCGACTCGTAAAGGTTGCTGA
- the LOC136185437 gene encoding peptidyl-prolyl cis-trans isomerase FKBP4-like: MEKIVLREGKGFEQANEGSFVSVIVTPYKKLENELIACGPSEEMTFTCGDPDEETLLAHWLHDCVQEMRPHEIARFVAPKIVANVASPTDAFEIELKSMRRDDDTWQWTREQKVQRAEELKSRGSTCFKSGQVDLAARYFSRSLVHLISTGEEGMDDELFGVRESLRCTCYLNLSACQLKFQQPEHVISNCTKALAIDEDNIKGLFRRGQAYMMINDLTSARDDLTKALRFEPNNRAIKNQIQQLETKEKEQREKYKKALGKMFGGSGDGSSVQERK, translated from the coding sequence ATGGAAAAGATTGTCTTGCGCGAAGGCAAAGGTTTCGAGCAGGCAAACGAAGGCTCGTTCGTTTCTGTGATTGTAACACCGTACAAAAAGCTCGAAAACGAGCTAATTGCATGCGGCCCGAGCGAGGAAATGACGTTCACGTGCGGAGATCCGGACGAAGAGACGTTGCTCGCTCACTGGCTACACGATTGCGTGCAGGAAATGCGACCGCACGAAATCGCTCGCTTTGTCGcgccgaaaatcgtcgccaacgtcgcgtcgccgacagACGCATTTGAAATCGAACTGAAATCAATGCGTCGCGACGATGACACGTGGCAATGGACGCGCGAGCAAAAAGTGCAACGAGCCGAAGAGCTAAAATCGCGCGGATCGACCTGTTTCAAATCGGGGCAAGTCGACTTGGCCGCTCGATATTTCAGTCGAAGTCTCGTTCATCTTATATCGACTGGCGAAGAGGGAATGGACGACGAATTGTTCGGCGTTCGCGAATCCTTACGCTGCACGTGCTATCTGAATTTATCGGCGTGCCAGCTCAAGTTCCAGCAGCCGGAACACGTTATAAGCAATTGCACTAAGGCATTGGCTATCGACGAGGATAACATCAAAGGGCTCTTTCGAAGGGGTCAAGCCTATATGATGATTAATGActtgacgtcggcgagagaCGACTTGACGAAGGCGCTTCGTTTCGAGCCCAATAATCGAGCCATCAAGAACCAAATCCAGCAACTCGaaacaaaggagaaagagcaaAGGGAAAAGTATAAGAAAGCTCTGGGGAAAATGTTTGGGGGTAGCGGCGACGGTAGTAGTGTAcaggaaagaaaataa